A region of the Stieleria neptunia genome:
GCACCGTCGTCTTGAAACAACAAGAACGTCAGAAGACGGTGGGCGGACTGCAAGACATGGATCTGGATTTGACCGATGAAGGTCGCGAGTCGGCGATCAGCGAAAAACGCTGGCACGAATTACGAAGTCGCTTGAGCGTGATGTTGAATGATTTGGATCGTCGCGAGAAATTTATCATCCGTGCCCGTTTTTCGCTCGGGGCGCACCGCAAAGTTCATACACTGCAATCGCTCGCCAACCGGCTTGGTGTTTCCAAGGAACGGGTCCGCCAGCTCGAACGTCGGGCGATGGACAAGTTGCGTGCGATGGCAGGCGATGTCAACCTTGCGGAACTGGAGACGCAGTGAAAACTTATTTGGCTTCAACGACGTTGCCGGTCGATGCGGAGCAGGCCTTTGCCTACCACGAACGACCGGGCGCCCTCGATCGTTTGATCCCACCCTGGAAGAAGGTCTCCGTTGAATCGTCCGACGGCAGCCTGAAACCGAACAGCGTGGTCGTGTTGCGGCTGAAGTCCGGCCCGCTCTCGATGCGATGGGTCGCGCAGCACACCGAGTACGATCCCCCCCACTGCTTTGTCGACGTCCAGCGTTCCGGTCCCTTCGCCCACTGGGAACATCGCCACTTGTTCGACGCAGCCACCTCCGACGGCTGCGTGCTGCGTGATTCGATCACGTACCAATTGCCGCTCGGTGCACTCGGCGGAACGCTCGGCGATTCGTTCGCCCGCAAAGAGCTGGAGACGATGTTCGCCTACCGCCACCGCGTCACGCGCGACGACCTGGAACTGGCAGCCAAGTACCAAGCCGCCCCGATGAAGATTGCCGTCTCGGGTTCGTCCGGACTGGTCGGACGAAAGCTCTGCGCGTTGCTGACGTTGCTTGGGCACGAGGTGATTCGGCTGGAACGCTCCCTCGATCGCATCGAAGATGGCCAAGCCGCGATCGCTCCGTGGGACTCGCCCGAACAGGCGGCTAAGCTTTCCGGCGTCGATGCCGTCGTGCACCTGGCCGGGAAGTCGATCGCGGACCGGCGCTGGACCGACTCCGTCAAACAAGCGATTCGAGAGAGCCGTGTCGATCTGACCCATCGTTTGGCCGATGCGCTGGCCGGACTGACGGATCCGCCCAAGGTCTTTCTTTGCGCCTCGGCGATCGGGATCTATGGAGACCGTGGGGACGAAGTGTTGTTCGAATCAAGTGCGCCGGGCGACACATTCCTGGCGGAGGTTGCATCGGAATGGGAGCAGGCGTGTCGGCCGGCCGAACAAGCAGGCATTCGCGTCGCCAATGCTCGGCTGGGGGTCGTCCTGGACCCGGGCGGTGGAGCGCTCGAAAAAATGCTGACCCCCGCGAAACTATTCGGCGGCGCATTGGGTAGCGGCAATCAGTGGTGGAGCTGGGTATCGATCGATGACGTGATCGGGTCCATCTACCACGCGATTTGCGACGACCGCGTCTCCGGTCCGTTTAATGTCACCGCACCTGAAGCGCTAACCAATCGCGACTTTGCCGAGACGCTCGGGCGAGTGATCTCGCGCCCGGCGTTGATCCCGGCTCCCGCGTTCGCGCTGCGTCTCGCGCTCGGCGAAATGGCCGACGCGTTGCTCCTGTCCAGTACGCGCGTGATCCCATCGGTGCTGCAAAAGACCGGATACGAATTTCGCTTCACCCAAGCCGACGAAGCGTTGCGTTACCACCTGGGCATCAATCGATTGGAATCGATCGAATGAATGCGAACCTGGTCTTTTTGGTCAATCTGGTGGCCACCTGGTACATGGTCGGATTGATCTGGATGGTTCAAATCGTGCATTACAAGATGTTCGACCGCGTCGGCGAAGCGGAGTTCGTGAAGTACGAAATCGATCATTCCAATCTGATCACGCCAATCGTCGGCCCGCCCATGCTGATCGAAATCGCGACGGCAGGGATGTTGCTCGCGCTTGCGCCGGCCGGGATTCCACGCTGGGCGTTGGTGACGGCATTCCTGGCCGCCGTCGCAATCTGGTTATCGACCGCGTTCATTCAAGTGCCGTGTCATAACCGGCTGACGCAACACGGTTTCAGCCAAGCCGACTACCAACTGCTCGTCGGCAGCAATTGGATCCGCACGATCTTATGGACAGCCCGCGGACTGCTGCTCGCCTATTTCGCCAACAAGCTGATCAGCAGCTGATGCGGTACACCTTGAGCGTCCCGAGGTCTCGCACGACCAGGTAGTCAGCGGCCACTGCGACGTGCGCCCAAGAATTCTGAGCCACCTTCATTTCGTCGATCAGTTTGTAATCCGCTGTGGAACCGTCGAGCAGCATCAGCGTGCCGCTGTTGGTCAGCGCGAGGATTCGATTTCCGTCGCTGATCAGACTCGCGTACTTTCCGATCGGCCTGGTCGTGAAACTGGCTTCGCCGGTTTCGGCGTCCAGCGCCGTCATCCGCTCGTTCTTCAGATGCATGTAGATCCGCCCATCCAACAGAACGGGCGATGACATGTAGGCTTGCTGCTTCTGGCTCCAGACCTCTTGGACCGTCCAATCGTCGCCGTCGCGGGACACTTCAAACAGCTGAGCGGTGCCGCTGTGGGCGGATGTGAAAACGCGATCGCCGATCGGCAGCGGCGTCAAGATATTCATCCCACGAAACGCTCGGATCGGTTGCTTCCACAGCGGCTGGCCGGTTTCCAGTTCCACGCCACACAACTCCAACCGGGTTTGTACCAACAGTTGTCGCTTTCCGGCGATCGTTGCGATGATCGGGCTGGAGAAGGCACCGGGTGAACTGGAGGTGGCGTTTTCCAGTGTCTGCCAGATCACCGATCCGTCTTTCATCGAAAGTTTGACCGTGGCGCCGCCGGTTTGCATGTAGACGGCATCCCCGTCGATCAACGGCGAGCAATTCGCACCGAACATCGGCAACGGCGTTCCCATCGCCTTGGGAAAATCAACCCGCCACGTTTCGGCACCTGTTTTCGGATCCAGACAGACGATCACGTCGCGCATTCCGACGACGACCAATCCATCGGGGCTGCACGCCGGCGTGGCGCGAATCCAGTCTCCGTTGGAGGCTGCGAAGAATGGCACGGCCATCGATCCTTCCCACTGAGCGGTCCAGGCGACGCGACCATCACTCAGGTTGTACGCGGTGACTTTCTCGTCTTTTTTGTCGACCGTCTCGGTCGTGTACAGCATGCCGTCAAACACAACCGGTCCACTGTAGCTGGGCGCATGCGGCTTTTCCCAAGCCAGCGTCAGGTTCCCCTGCAGTTTTTCTGGCAGCTCGCCGACGGCCAGTTGGCCGTCGCGATTCTCGCCCCGCCACTGACTCCAATCGCCCGGATCGGCAGCGACAATCTGGGACGAACAGCAGACCAAGAAACAGGACAAGAGGCGGCGAAATTTCATGATGGCACGAATCAAGAGGGGGCGTGAAAAGACCTGACGCACAGTAGCGCATCGGCTACCCCCAAGTGTCAGCTGTTGCCAGTGCGGGGAGAACGCCCGCCTGTTGGTGTCCAGCCTTCAGAGACCATTCAGCTTAAGGCGGTCGCTTTTCTGATGTACGATGGCCCTTCCGGGCCGTCGTCCCCAGGGCTCGCCCCGACGACCTAGAAAGGACGTCGTACAACCGTCCGCACGTACGATGGCCCTTCCGGGCCGTCGTCCCCAGGGCTCGCCCCGACGACCTGGAAAGGACGTCGTACAACCGTCCGCACGTACGATGGCCCTTCCGGGCCGTCGCCCCCAGGGCTCGCCCCGACGACCTGGAAAGGACGTCGTACAACGGCTCTCGGTCACTGCGAGCAACCAAGCCGCCCGTTACGCGGCGACTTTGATGAACGAGGCGAGTCGATCGGCGCGGCTGGGGCTTTGCAGCTTTGCGACCGCCTTGGCTTCGATCTGACGCACCCGTTCACGTGTGACCTTGAAGATCCGGCCGCATTCTTCCAGCGTGTAGCTGTAACCATCGACCAGGCCGTAACGCAAACGAATGATTTCGCGTTCCCGATACGTCAACGTCTTGAGCAATTCATCGATTTTGCCACGCAGGATTCCGCCGGATGCCATGTGCACCGGATTCAGGCTGTCGTTGTCTTCGACGAACTCGCCAAAGCTGCTGTCTTCGCCTTCGCCGACGGGACGATCCAGGCTGACCGGATGCCGGCCGATGTCCATCACACGCTGAACCTCTTCCAACGGCACTTCAGTCAGCTCGGCAATTTCTTCGTACGACGGTTCTCGTTTGAGTTGCTGGGTCAGCTTCTTCTGTGCCTGACGCAGTTTGCTCAACACGTCGATCATGTGAACGGGGATCCGAATGGTGCGTGCCTGATCGGCGATCGCCCGGGTGATCGCTTGACGAATCCACCACGTCGCGTACGTGCTGAATTTAAATCCGCGTCGATACTCGTACTTGTCGACCGCGCGCATCAGCCCCGTGTTGCCTTCTTGGATCAGGTCCAGGAAAGACAATCCGCGGTTGCGGTATTTCTTGGCGATCGAAACGACCAATCGCAGGTTGCCGCTGCTGAGTTCTCGTTTGGTGGCTTCGAATCGTTCAAAGTGTTCGCGAGCTTTGGTGACGCGTTTGTGCAAGCTTTCGGGAGTCTCTTGCGTCAGCATCATCAACTCGCGCAGTTCTTGACGCAGATCGGCGGCTTCGTCACGGCTGATCGCGTCTTTGCCGAGTTCGGCCAGACGGGCGCGGATGTAGTTCATGCGTTTGGAAAACTCTTCCAGCCGAGCCAGCATCGGGGTGACGCGTCGGCTGCGAAGGCTCAGTTCCTCGACCAGCTCCAATGCCTTTCGGCGACGGGCGATGAATCGGCGACGGACTTCGGCCTTCAACCGTGGCGGGGTGCTCTTGCGGGCGAGCGCTTCGAAGTCTTCGCGGTTTTGAGTGATCAGGCGATCGAGCGTCCGCAGGTTGTGGGGCATCCGGGCCGAGATCTGTTCTTTGGTCAGGTGCTCGGTCAGCGAGACCTTGATGGTGCGATCGAAGGGCAGTTCGCCTTCGTGGACGCGATGCAGGACTTCGACGGTGTGACGCAAGGCGTAGTCGGATTCCAGCAGGCAGCGTCGGAATTGGCGTCGCGTGACTTCGATCTTTTTTGCCAGCGAGATTTCTTGGTCGCGGCCCAGCAACGGGATCTCGGCCATTTGGCTCAGGTACATGCGAATCGGATCGTCACTCGCCCTGGGCATGTCCACGCTTGCCAGTTCTTCCGCGGCCGCGGCACCGGGCATTTGATCGTCGTCCTCGTCCGCCGCAGGACCGCCATCGGCGACGTCCCGCAGTCCGCGGACGTTGGGCTCGGGGCGCCGCGTCGTTGCAGCGGGCACGCTGTGCCCGTCGACCAGCTTGATCCCGAATCGCTCGATCACTTCGATCAGCTTGTTCAGCTTTTTCGGGCTGCCGTCTTCGTCGGGAAGGTAGGCGTTGATGTCATCGTAGGTCAGGCATCCGTGCTCGTGACTACGCTCTACCAATTCGGCAAGTTCTCGATCCATCAAAAGCATTGTTCAAAACCTCATGTTTGAGTTGCCCATCATGGGCGTGCGGGTCGTTCCTTTTCACCGCGTCGGTGCTTTCATCCAGACGCGGCGTTGATGTTTGCTTGACGTTGCGGGCGTCGTTCGGTCGTGGTCGTTCAGCTCCTCCCTAGTGATCGATTTGCTGACGATCTTTTTCCGAATCGAAAAGCTGCTTCAGTAGATCCAGCTCTTCGTTTTCGTCCAAGGCCAATGATTCAAGTTTTGCAATTTGTCGATGCTTTTCTGCGATGTTTTCTCGCCGATGAAATTGTTCCAGCAAAGACTGGAACCGCTGCTCGGGAGTTTGCGTGATTTTTCCTTCGCGCTGCGCCAGGCGAAACTGCATCGTGACGACTTCGTTTTTCAAGAAGTCGTTTTCAATCAATGCCAGCAAGGTTTCGACGGTCAGCTCTCGCCCCTGCAGATCCAGTTCTTGATACGCCGCCAAGATCATTTTCGCCGACAGGGTGTCCAGCCATTCGGGATCGATCGCCTCGACCGCTCGGCCGGCCAACTCGGGCGATTCGATCATCGTTTCAAACAACTCGCGATCAAAACCGCTGAGCGGGACTTCGCGATCCTGGCTCGGTTTGGCAGTCGCCGCTGCAGGGCCCGCGGCAGCCCCGGATTGCTCCATCGACCACGGATCGTCCAATTCCATTTCGGCGGCTTCGGCCAGCAACAGGTTCGGGTCGATCGGCCCGGTTGCCGATCCGGCCGGCGCCGGAGGCGTGTTCCGTGTGGCGGGGCCGGCGTTTCGTGCGCCAGGACCGGCGGACGTCTCGCTCGGACGCGAATCCCTGCCGGCAGCGTCCGCGGCGGCGCGGAATCGCGCCGCCTTGCGTTTCCGCTCCTTCTCTTCCGCACGTTTCTTTTCCAAGCGATCTTCCAGCCGCGCCTGGGAAATCTCGAAGGTTCGCGAAAGCCGCAGGATCATCTGGTCTTGCTTGAGCGGATCCAGCATCGGGGCTTTGGCCAGAATCCCCGTCATCGTGTCGATCGCCTGCATCACCGCGTGCGTGTCATGGGTGACGTCGATTCCCGCCGTCAGGGATCCCAATTTGTGTTCCAAGGCATCGGGCGCCTCGGCAACCAAATGCTGCAACGCTTCGCGGCCGTGTTGATTCAGGTAATCAGCCGGGTCCATCGCATCGGGCAGCGTCAGGACACGCAGGTCGGCATCGGCCTTGATGAACAATTCCAGCACTTCGTCGGCGCGGCGTTGGCCGGCCGCATCGCCGTCGAGCACCAGCACGACGCGGTCGGCCAGTCGCTTAAGCGTGCGGACGTGGGCTTCACCGAGCGCGGTGCCGAGGACGGCGACAACCGGCTCGATCCCCGATTGCCGGGCCGCGATGACGTCGGTGTACCCTTCCATCACCAGGGCCTGGCCGCCCTTGCGGATCGATTCCCTGGCAAGCTGCAACCCGTACAGCTGCTCCGACTTTCGAAACAGTTTGGTCTCGGGCCCGTTGATGTACTTCCCGCCGGCGTTCTCACCGTGCCGTGCCGCGATCTCCGGGATCACCCGGCCGCCCATCGAGATCGGGCGGTTCTGCATGTCGTGAATCGGAAACATCAATCGGCCGCGGAACAGATCGTAGCTGCCGTTCCCGCCGCGTCGGTTGAGTGCGACGCCGGCGGCGACCGGGATCTCGGCGCGGAACTTGTTTTGCTTCAGCAGCCCGGTGGCGAAGTCCCAGCTGTCGGGGGCGAACCCGATGCGAAACAGATGTCGGTGTTCGTCGTCGATTCCGCGGCTGGCCAGATAGTCGCGAGCGATTTTGGCGTCGTCGGTTGACGGCGAATCGAGTTGATCAAAGTAGGCGTCGCAAATCAGCTTGACCGCCGCCAGCAACGTGGACTTGTCGTCTTTGGATCCGGCGTCCACCTTGGGCCCGGTCTGGTATTCGATCCCGGCTTGTTCGGCCAACGATCGCAGCGCGGTGACAAAGTCGACGCCGTCGCGGCGCATCACATAGCTGAACACGTCTCCACCGATGTCACAGACCCAGCACTTCCAGGTCTGGCGTTCGCGGTTGACGGTCAGCGAAGGCGAGCGGTCGTCGTGCCAGGGGCACTGGGCGGCCAGCATGCGTCCTTTCGGGACCAGCGTCAACGACGCACCGATGACGTCGACAAGGTCGACGGCGGCACGCACTCGCTCTTTGAGGTCCAGGTCCATCATTGCGGACAAAGCCACTCGCTGAAAATGTCCCTGCGAATTCATTCCGAAATCGCGCAGGATTGGCGAAACCATCCGGATCGGTCGACTCGTGCCTGGTCCGCCGGATCAAGGGTCCGTTTCACGGCGTCCCTTCTCTCCCGCGGGGCGGCAAAGGCTTTCTCCTGAAAGCCGTTCGAGCAAATTTCGATCACACGCACTCCGTTGCAGCGTAACAAATCTCGGGCCCCACCGGACTCCGACGGGGATCACTCCCGTCTGGAGAGGAGGGGGCCTGATCGATGCTTCGCATACGAGCCCGGGGAGTTTCACGATCGGCTGTTTTCACGTCAAGATCAGTTTCACGCGAATTTCTCGCGGCTTCCTTGGGCACGATTAAACCTTCGCCCCGTTCCCTTTTTCACTGAACTTTGCCAAATCTCATCGCGAAGAAACGGTTTCTCGTCGGTATAATCACCGGAATCTACCCCGTCCCTCCCTGGAACGCTTGCTTCGCCAGTCCGGACCATGCCCGCATTCGACGTCGATTCGCAGAGCCCGGGCGGCTCCTTTGAACCCCAGCCGACTGACAACTGGTCGATGCCGCTGGGAGCGATTGCCGGCATCCGGCTGTACATCTCGTATTCCGTGTTCGTCGCGCTGGCGATCCTGGCGGGGCTGGTCGCGACGGTCCAAAGCCGCCAAGGCAACGGCGACCTGCCGCTGATCACCCTGACCGCCGTGGCAATCTGGTGCTTCGGATGGGGGCTGCAGCTGCTCGTGCAACTCGGGCTGCATGCCTGGACGGATGCCAAAAGTGAATCGATCACGATCGGGTTATTGGGCGTCGAGGCCGCCAATCCGCTGTACCGTCGCTACCCCTGGTCCGCGGTCGCCAATCTGATGGCGGCGTGTTTTTCGTTGACCGCTTTGGTGATCTTTGGCGCCGCCTGTCTGGCCGTTCACATGCTGACGCGGACGGCCGGTTATGCCGACGGCACGCTGTGGTTGCAAGAGCTGGCCACGCCGGGTTTAGGGTTGGATGCCGTGGAGAACTGCTACTTGACGGCCGCCTGGTTGTTTTGGATTCAAGCGGCGTGCCAGGCGTATCCGCTGCCGAAAAACCTGGGCCGCGGAGCCATCGCGTCGGCGATCGCATTGTTCGCCGCCGATGCCAAGGATGACTTGCAACTCAAATTGCTGCGCCGATTGCTGCAATTGATTTCGCTGATCACCGTCGTGATCGCGATCGCGACCCTGATCGGGGACGGCGACGTCAACCTGCCCCGTTGGCCGGTCCTGTTGTTCCTCGCCGTCGTGCTGTGGGTCTCGACCCGAAAAAGCGATCTGCGTGACTGGATCACCTCCGTCCATCTCGCCGCTGCAGACCCCATCGCGGCGCATTTCGACGTCACCGAATTACGTGCCGGTGACGTCGCCGACGACTCGACCGCCGTGACCACCCGCACACCCTGGATCAGCGAGATGATCGACTCGGTGCGGATGCGTCAAAAACGCAAACGAGTCCGCGCGGCAATGCGACGTGAGCACGAGGAAGCAAACGATGCGGCCCGCCTGGACCAAGTGTTACAGATCGTCAGCCAGCACGGCACCCAAGGCCTCAGCCACGAAGACCGCGCGTTACTGCAACGAGTCAGCCAAAACCTGCGCCGCCACCGAGAGTCGCAGCAGGGAGAAGAGTAGACAAGTAGACAAGGAGACAAGGGGTTTTAAACGAATCGGGTCGCTGAACGAACAACGCGATTCGAGGCGTTCCGAGAGTGAGGTAGGAAAATTACGGGTAGGAAGAATCTCAGCCGCAATGGCTGATTCACCGGTCTCGATGCTTTCCGGCATCCACTTTTCTTACCCAAAATTTTCCTACCTTCAAAACTCTGCTTGGCTCTTCCCCACGTTTTGGGGTTCACCGCCGGAGCCCCCGCTCAATAGTGTCTCGGAGACAAGGAGAAACCGGGATCACACCTGGGCAAACGATCGATTTCTGGTGAAACGAGAATGAGTGAACGCGACGAGAGCGCGGAGACGCTCCGCCGAATGGTCCGGATGCTTCAACAACAGAATTACGTAGGTGTTGTTGAATTCGACCAATCTACCTTTTCCGATGCTTCAGAGTTTACCAAGAGACAGCTAT
Encoded here:
- a CDS encoding TIGR01777 family oxidoreductase, which gives rise to MKTYLASTTLPVDAEQAFAYHERPGALDRLIPPWKKVSVESSDGSLKPNSVVVLRLKSGPLSMRWVAQHTEYDPPHCFVDVQRSGPFAHWEHRHLFDAATSDGCVLRDSITYQLPLGALGGTLGDSFARKELETMFAYRHRVTRDDLELAAKYQAAPMKIAVSGSSGLVGRKLCALLTLLGHEVIRLERSLDRIEDGQAAIAPWDSPEQAAKLSGVDAVVHLAGKSIADRRWTDSVKQAIRESRVDLTHRLADALAGLTDPPKVFLCASAIGIYGDRGDEVLFESSAPGDTFLAEVASEWEQACRPAEQAGIRVANARLGVVLDPGGGALEKMLTPAKLFGGALGSGNQWWSWVSIDDVIGSIYHAICDDRVSGPFNVTAPEALTNRDFAETLGRVISRPALIPAPAFALRLALGEMADALLLSSTRVIPSVLQKTGYEFRFTQADEALRYHLGINRLESIE
- a CDS encoding PQQ-binding-like beta-propeller repeat protein, giving the protein MKFRRLLSCFLVCCSSQIVAADPGDWSQWRGENRDGQLAVGELPEKLQGNLTLAWEKPHAPSYSGPVVFDGMLYTTETVDKKDEKVTAYNLSDGRVAWTAQWEGSMAVPFFAASNGDWIRATPACSPDGLVVVGMRDVIVCLDPKTGAETWRVDFPKAMGTPLPMFGANCSPLIDGDAVYMQTGGATVKLSMKDGSVIWQTLENATSSSPGAFSSPIIATIAGKRQLLVQTRLELCGVELETGQPLWKQPIRAFRGMNILTPLPIGDRVFTSAHSGTAQLFEVSRDGDDWTVQEVWSQKQQAYMSSPVLLDGRIYMHLKNERMTALDAETGEASFTTRPIGKYASLISDGNRILALTNSGTLMLLDGSTADYKLIDEMKVAQNSWAHVAVAADYLVVRDLGTLKVYRISC
- a CDS encoding sigma-70 family RNA polymerase sigma factor; amino-acid sequence: MLLMDRELAELVERSHEHGCLTYDDINAYLPDEDGSPKKLNKLIEVIERFGIKLVDGHSVPAATTRRPEPNVRGLRDVADGGPAADEDDDQMPGAAAAEELASVDMPRASDDPIRMYLSQMAEIPLLGRDQEISLAKKIEVTRRQFRRCLLESDYALRHTVEVLHRVHEGELPFDRTIKVSLTEHLTKEQISARMPHNLRTLDRLITQNREDFEALARKSTPPRLKAEVRRRFIARRRKALELVEELSLRSRRVTPMLARLEEFSKRMNYIRARLAELGKDAISRDEAADLRQELRELMMLTQETPESLHKRVTKAREHFERFEATKRELSSGNLRLVVSIAKKYRNRGLSFLDLIQEGNTGLMRAVDKYEYRRGFKFSTYATWWIRQAITRAIADQARTIRIPVHMIDVLSKLRQAQKKLTQQLKREPSYEEIAELTEVPLEEVQRVMDIGRHPVSLDRPVGEGEDSSFGEFVEDNDSLNPVHMASGGILRGKIDELLKTLTYREREIIRLRYGLVDGYSYTLEECGRIFKVTRERVRQIEAKAVAKLQSPSRADRLASFIKVAA
- the dnaG gene encoding DNA primase, whose amino-acid sequence is MVSPILRDFGMNSQGHFQRVALSAMMDLDLKERVRAAVDLVDVIGASLTLVPKGRMLAAQCPWHDDRSPSLTVNRERQTWKCWVCDIGGDVFSYVMRRDGVDFVTALRSLAEQAGIEYQTGPKVDAGSKDDKSTLLAAVKLICDAYFDQLDSPSTDDAKIARDYLASRGIDDEHRHLFRIGFAPDSWDFATGLLKQNKFRAEIPVAAGVALNRRGGNGSYDLFRGRLMFPIHDMQNRPISMGGRVIPEIAARHGENAGGKYINGPETKLFRKSEQLYGLQLARESIRKGGQALVMEGYTDVIAARQSGIEPVVAVLGTALGEAHVRTLKRLADRVVLVLDGDAAGQRRADEVLELFIKADADLRVLTLPDAMDPADYLNQHGREALQHLVAEAPDALEHKLGSLTAGIDVTHDTHAVMQAIDTMTGILAKAPMLDPLKQDQMILRLSRTFEISQARLEDRLEKKRAEEKERKRKAARFRAAADAAGRDSRPSETSAGPGARNAGPATRNTPPAPAGSATGPIDPNLLLAEAAEMELDDPWSMEQSGAAAGPAAATAKPSQDREVPLSGFDRELFETMIESPELAGRAVEAIDPEWLDTLSAKMILAAYQELDLQGRELTVETLLALIENDFLKNEVVTMQFRLAQREGKITQTPEQRFQSLLEQFHRRENIAEKHRQIAKLESLALDENEELDLLKQLFDSEKDRQQIDH